The segment CCAGACTGTTTTTAcaaagtggttgtgccattttatGTTCCTACTAGCAGTGTATAAGGGTtatcatttctccacatcctttccagtgcttattatttctgtttttgaaatgaaAGACATCCTAGAGAGTGTGACGTGTTTCAATTTTCACTTCCTTAATAACTGGTCATGTTCCTTAATGATCAGTGAactcttttcatgtgcttgttggctatttgtatatattttggggacaaaattcaagttctttgcccgttttaaaaattttttttaatgttttacttatttttcttatttatttttttaaaggaaatgaaaaaaattttttttaatgtttatttatttttgagacagagacagagcatgaatggggagggtcagagagagagggagacacagaacctgaagcaggctccaggctctgagctgtcagtacagagcccgaagcagggctcgaactcacagatcacaagaccatgacctgagctgaagttggacgctcaaccgactgagccacccaggcgccccattctttgcccatttttttttttaacgtttttatttatttatttatttattttatttttgggacagagagagacagagcatgaacgggggaggggcagagagagagggagacacagaatcggaaacaggctccaggctccgagccatcagcccagagcccgacgcggggctcgaactcacggaccgcgagatcgtgacctggctgaagtcggacgcttaaccgactgcgccacccaggcgcccctctttgcccatttttaattgagttgatgttttgtgtgtgtgtgtgtgtgtgtgtgtgtgtgtgtgtgtggttgaattctatgagttctttatatattctggctcCCAAACCCTTATCAAAAATAggatttgcagatatcttctcccatcctgtaggTTGTCGTTTCCCCTTCTTCATAACGTCCTTCGATgcacaaaagattttaaaatttttatgaagtccaatttctcgggttttttcttctgttgcccATTCTTCCAGCGTCAAATCTAAGAATCCACCGCCAAACTTCAGGTCATGGATgtttacccctatgttttcttctgttttataattttcattcttgTATTTAGTTTCTTGACTTAATTGAAGTTTAAGACACATCTAGTGAAGTGCATTGATCCAACACGCTCAGCTCAATGACTCGTTACATGTATGCAAACCCACGTAGCAACTGCGCTGATCCAGGACGTTTCTAGCAGCTCACAAGCTCCCTGTGTCCTTCTCAGTCACCACTCCCCACCCATAGGTGCCATTATCCCGACTTCTTTCATCACTGATgatttttgcctgttcttgaccTTGGTATAAATGGATATACCCTTCGGTGGCCAATCACACTCATTTCCCCTGAAGAAGCGCCCAAGTTCTGACTTTCTCCAACAGTCCTTCAAAGGGGTTGTACCCTTTTCCATGCCACCAGCAGTGGGTAAGAGTTCTGGCTGCCCCACCGCTGGAGGTGACATTTTAGTTCgcttcaacaaacatttctgtcCCCCGGTCCTGGtcccatcctctctctcctggACGCTGTCCACAGCCGCTGGCTTGGCTCTTTCCTGTCCATTTCCCACCTGGCAGCCTGAGGGAATCTTTTAAATTCTgagcattttggggcacctgagtggctcagttggtgaaacatcccacccttgattttggctcaggtcatgatctcaccgtcgtgAGATGGAGCTCCGCCATCCGTgccgacagcccggagcctgcttgggattttctctctccctctctctctctctgcctctcccctgcttgccctctgtctctctctctctctcaaaaataaacgttaaaaaaattcaaaacatgatctttattttttactttgccttctatttttaaaatttttcattgccTTCCTTTTTCTACCAGGTAATGCATTTCCATGCTTCAGCTGCACAAGGGTATGCAGTGAAAACTACACTCCATGGTGTGACCAGTTTCTTGCGTATCTTTTTACCCAGAAGGTAGCCTGCGCTACgtcctgttttctctttgtttgcttttttccttatATCTTGGAAATCCTTCCACTGAGTACATGTAGCTCTGcttcataagaagaaaaatatctggggtgcctgggtggctcagtcggtttaagcgtccgactcttgattttggctcaggtcatgatctcacagtggtttgtgagttcgagccctgcatagggctctgcactgagcctgcttgggattctctctctctctccccgcctcccttgtttgcactctgtctcaaagtaagtagataaacctaaaaaaaaaaaaacctacttcgTTGCGGTATATTTAACATTCAATCCGATTTATTGGCCGGGTGTTTGACCATTTCACACACCTGTGAGCGACGTGCCAATCGagttacagaacatttccatcagccCAGCaagttccctcctgcccttttgcGGTCAACCCAGGCAGTCACTCAGTCTCAGTTCTATTGCCATAGATCGGTTCTTCCCCTTCTGGAACTTCACATCAGTGGAATCACACGGCgtgtgttcttttgtgtctgccttctgtctctcacCATTATGTCTGTGAGACTCTTCCAGATGTGCGGAGTGCTAGTTCACTCCTTTTGATCGCTGAGTCCAATCCCATTGCATGATGGGCCGGTTTCTATATCCATCCTCCTGAATTAACGGAACACAAAGTGGAACGGAGCCGGCTGTGGAGAAGGTAGGGATGATCAAAGACTTGCTCTTGGCCCCCAGGCGCTCACAGCGCAGAGAGGTCGTCAGACACTGAAGAAAGCAATAGGTCGCCGATGCTGGGGACAGGCGCGGCACCGGGGGGCGCTACAGGAGCCCCCGGGAAGGAAGGATTCTTTCCCACTGGAGGAGGGCAGCCTTCCTGGCAGAGGAGtattggaggtggggggagacatTCCCGGGGTTGAAGTCGGTGGGTACAAAAGGCCTGGGGGTGGACGGAGTGAGGCCTCAGCCGGCGTCTTGCAATGTCAGGCCGAAGAGCTTGACTTGGGCTGGGGGACAAGGGAGCCCTGAGTGGCGTTTGGACAGGGAAGTAACCCGTGCTCGGTTTGCTGAGGCTGGAGTCTAGGGAAGAGGGAGCCGGGTCCCTTGTGGGACGGTCTTCTGGGCCCGGCCATCCAGGCTTTGGAGGTCAGGGGAGTCATATGGTGGGGCCTGGGCGAGGAAGAggttgaggtgtgtgtgtgtgtgtgttggggggggtgggttgcTGGGCTGCTGTTTCCAGGGCCTGGGTATCACTCTCTCCCCATTCCCCAGACGCCAATTGAGCATGCACAGGTGCCTGTCCTCTCTGCTGTCCTTTGAGGGTCATGCCACCCTGCTGCCGTGGCAGTCCTGTCCCCATGAGGCAGGTGAGGACCCTGGGgccccagagagggaaaggggctgggTTAAGGGGGAGTCGGGGACAAGGCCATCATCTTCCCGCTCTTGTCCTGGGGTTCCCTTTCCCACCAGCCACCTCTCCAGCCCAGGGCATCCTGGGGAGCCTCAGAGACATGGCCGCAACCACAGTGCATCTCTGATCTGTGATGCAACCTCAGGCCAGTCCCTTTTCCTCTgggagcttcagttttctcttcttacaGACGAGCGATTTACGTACTGCGACCCCTGAAACCAGAAATTTCAGTGGAGGtccacctgggggaggggcacagggcagacccctgggctcctctccctgctccaacCAGCACAGCTTGGAGAAGCAGCAGGGGATAACAACATGAGTTTTGGAGTCAGATGGCTTGGGTTCGAGTCCCAGCTCAGCCACTTTCTGACTGTGGGACCTGGGCCGTTCTCTTAACTCCTctatgcctcagtctcctcatttgtaaagATGATATAACAATTGTCCTTGCTTCTCAGGGTTGTTGGAGGAGTAAATGAGACATGGCGTGGATGGCACTTAGCATAGGAGTGGTACAAGAAGAGCTCAGTAGGTGTGAGTGAGCATTTTCTTGCTGCGATGTTTTGTGCCCTGTGGAACTTCCTCTGAATGGAGGGCATCAGGGGCTGTGCTGCCAGTGCCCAGGATGGCTCTGCCCACTCAGCCTCTCTCCTGAGGTTTCTTGGAGCAGCTCCCGCTCTCTGTAGCCCTAAGCCCAGGGCAGTTAGGGCTCGTCACCCGGTTCTGGAGCTCTCCTGACCCTCCCAGACCTGAGGCTTACCCCCACCCCTGGGCTCTTGGGTGCCAGTTCCTGCTCTGGGCCAGGACGGGGATGAAACGCTCATCCTGGGATAAAAGGCTGGCGGGCCTGGGCTGGGCCAGTAAGCCACCCCACCCTCGCTGGGAGGTCCTCTGGGCACCCATGTAAACTGAGTCATGGGGGGCAAGGGGGTGACTCATGGAGCCTGTGAGTGGGAGCCAGATAGGGCAGAGCTTGCCTGCGGAGGGCCGCTGGCCATGCCTCATAACGTCACAGCTCTCAGGGTCCCTCCAACACCGGCAGGACCCCAGCGTGCCTCGCCGAGGGACAGGGTCTGGAGGCTGGACTCCCAGTGAGCACGCCTGTGCCCGTGTGTTCCTGTTTGAATGTGTGGCGTCGGGAGTGAGGCTGGCAGACCGGAAACAGAGGCTGTGACTCGGGAGGAAAGGATTGGGGTTTGGAAAGGAGTCAAAGCCCTAGAGAGGACAATTTTGGCGGGAATGCTTCTCTGCCCTCTTCTGGCCTCTGGGGgtttggctgattttttttttttttttattcttgcgGGACTAGCTTTCTCTTTTTTAGCCTGGGAGGAGCTAGGGCCCAGTGGGTAACAAGTCTGTCCCAGGAGCCAGAGCTGCTCCGGGACGAGGGACACAGCTCCCTGCCACAGGGGTGTGTACAAGCACTTTGGGGAGTTGTGGAAGCTGCCAGAGCCTTTCTAGCCTTGACTGTGGCCCCGTGACTTTACCTCTTTTGGCTGCAGATTCCTCCTCAGCAAAACAGGGGCTGCGAGGACCAAAAAGCTAATGCGTGCAAACTGCTTGGCGCAGTGCCTGGTACAGAGCAGGTCTTTGCGCCCCTTTGCTCTTACTATCTGAGCCTCGGTGGCCTCATCTAAAAaatgggtgaggggagggggccaGAGGCATCCCTTGTCCGGCCATTGCTTTGGCTCTAGTCTCTGAGATCATTCCCACTGCCTGACTCTGTCCGTCTTTCCAACCTGGGGGGTTTCATGATCTGCTGGGAAGCCAATAAATCAAGGGAAAATGGGTTCAGTGGGTTTCTGGGCCGGGCGCCCTCAGCTTACCCCTGTGTCTGGGGGATGCGCGTCAGAGAAGTGGGGAGTTTCCCTCCCAGGATGAATCAGCTGTGTCCCTGCCAGGGCCCCTCCCAGAGGGCGGGAGAGGGGTGCAGTTGCCCTGCTGGGAAAATCCCCAAAACCTCGCCAAAGCCCTGGCTGAAACTTTCTCCCAACTCAGCCATTTCCTGTCTTCCCTGGTTTAGCCCCTAGCCCCCGGCTGAGATCAGGGGTCCGGTAGATAGTCTCTCCATTCCCTGGCCGATCCCTCTCGAGCCTCCTCCCTGAGGTTTGGGGCTCACGGGACAGGTgaatgggaggtggggagggggagtctCCTTGCCCTCTTCTGTCATCCTTCCCATGGTTGTGTAAAAGAGAGCTGAGCACGGAGGCTTCTCCAAATTTACTCAGCCTGGCCCACCCCGGGCCCGGGCTGCTTCCTTACCCCAAACAGGGCAGAATCCCCTGTCGGCCTGAGGGGGTGGGCCTTGGGGAGCCCCCGGCCTGGTAGGGAAGCAGTCCTTACCACAGGCCTGGGAGATCCTTCCTGCCCAAGTAGGCTTAGTCACTgtactctctgggcctcagtttctctaccaGTAAAATGGGAATCTTAGTCTTGGCCCAGGCTCTCTCTCCAGCAGTTGCGAGGCCCCGACTTGTGTGCTTTACAAATCAGATCCCAAGTCCTTGCTGGGACTTGTAGCCCCCCACCACATCAGCACTTTCTATCGTGGGGGCTCAGCAACGCATCAGGTGCTCTGGAGTTGCacgacctgggttcaaatcttggctctgacACTTATGGCTTTGCAGCCTGGGACCAATTACTGAAcgtctctgggtctcagtttcctcttctgaaaaatggCAATAACGATGGAGCCAGGTGAGACTTCGATGAGACGGCGTATGGAAACACTCCGCACGGTGCCTGGCTCTCCTCACgaacagaatgaagaaacaggcccagagacagagagtgacttCGTTCAATCGCTCGTTTattcaataacatttatttggCACTTGTGCTAGGCCGGGTCCTATGCTGGACACTGAAGATACCCTGCGGGATCAAGTGTGGCCACTGTCCTTGAGGGGCCCCAGACATACAGAtgagaggtgggtgggtgtgaCGGGAGCCTGTGGTGCGGACGAACGGGGAAGAAGAAATCCAAGAGGATGAGCTGGGAGGTCTGAGGTGCGTTCGGCCAGGAAAGCGGGTGAAGTTCAGGCACACCAAATGCAGGTGACAGCGTGAGCAAGGCACAAAAACGGGAAAGGCCAGCATGGATGCAAGAAAACAAGAGACAGCTCAGATTTCTGGAACAAGAAGGGTGAAGCAGAGAGTGGGTGAAAGGACTCGAGGAACCGACAGGGGCCGCATTTGCTTTGAAATTTGGATTCGGATTTTAGTTAATTTACGGAGAGGTTGCCCTGCCCAAGCACTGTGTTAGGCTCTTGGGACAGGGCTGAGACTTAGACACTGTTTCTGCTTTCGCTCAGCCCCACACTCTGGGCCTGTGGCTTAGGGACCAGTGGGAGACAGACATCAAGCAATTACATAAGTAACCTCTCAACCCTTGCTGAACGACAGGTGTTCAAGCAGAAGGAACGGCTTGAGGCCCAGGGCTGCATGCCAGGCGGTGAAGGGCATGCCACAGGCaggaaggggcacctgagggAAGCTGGCGCTCGGCAGGGCTCTAGGTCACGGGCGCCTCAGGAGAGCGGGCTCTATATTGCAGGCCATGGGGAACCATGGAAGGACTCTGAGTAAGGGAGGGGCTCGGGCAGCTCTGCAGGAGAGCTCTGTAGGGGGGTAGTGGGGGTCACTGGGAGGGAGTGGAACAGAGGAGGCAAGCTGCAGTGGTGtgtgggagagtgggggagaggggggggggacagggcgaaggcagggccaggaggctggaggagaggggaggagcgTGTGAAATGCTTAGTTAGGAAAAGAGAATCAGGTGCTGCAGATACCAGTCGCGCATCTTCGTGAGACCCGCGAGCGCCTGGCCGGGATCCCTGCAAGCCTCGGCCCAATGTGGTCAAGTGCAAAGCACCGCTTGTCTGAGGGAGGCAGGGCAGTGGGCTCTAAATCGGAGACCACCCAGCTCTGGGActtcccagggctggggctgaggggtgggggggactcaACCCTGGGGAAACTTGGGGTGAagaggaagctggggagggggctgagccAGCATCTCATGACTCACCCACTTCCACCCCGTCAGCCCAGTGGCATCTCCGCTCCCCTGCTCCAAATTCCAATTTGGTGAGGCTGCCGAAGGCTGAGTCAGCTCCGGCACGGCACGAGAGCAGCATCCCAAGGGGCCCCTTGCCAGAAACCTTGGCTTCCAACCAAGGCCGGggccaggctcccaggctccaggAGCCTCGGCTGAGCCGGGCGGCCCGGCAAGATCACGAGCGTGAACGTGCCTCGTGGGTTGTGAAGAGCTCGCTGCGGCCGAGGCCCTGGACAAGCGTCTGAGGAGGCGGCGGGGGGCCAGGGCGCAAGTCCGACTCTGCTCGACTCACCACATGACCCCGAGAAAACCCCTTTTCCCTCTTGGCCTCAATTTCCTTGACCACACAATGGGACCAACGTCTCCTTCTCGACGGGCTGTGAGAATCGTACAATGCACGTGGAAGTGCTCTGCAAACTGCCCAGTGGCCCAGGACACTCAGGGCGGGAGAAGGGAGTATAAATGGGAAAGCTTCCGCAGCGTACAGCTGTGCAGGTCGTTCACTGCACAAGGATGTTCAACCGAGGCTGCTGAAATCTAGCCCACCGTCTGCTCACGAGACCATATGCCCTAACCTACAACTGCCAGGACCAAGGGGATACCTTTCTCTAACTGGCACAAATACACCCTGTGGGCTAGTAGCAGTCCCTCAGACTTGGCTGGGTCAAGCCCTCGGCTTTATGGGAAACCACCAAGAAACCGATTCTGACCCCTGGGACGGAGGAGAAGCAGGACTGGCTTTGCAGAGGCTCTCAGAGAGGTTCCCGGCCTTGGCAGTGAGGTGAATCTTATCACTGGGGGCAGTTAGGGGTGCCCAGTTAGGGCAGAGAGGCAATCTCTCCCGGCCTGCCTCTCTCCAGCAACCAAAGCAGGGAAACAACCAACACAGCGTTTTAAAAAACACTCAAGACACAGACCCAAGCTGGGTTTTATTGAAATGCCAGGAGCAGGCACATGTCAAGGTAgcgaaggaagaaaagaaggtggTGCAGGCTGCAGGGGATGGCAGGGAGGGGCCGGCCCCATGTCCACGGCCCTGGCATCCCCTCTCTCTGCAAAGGGCTGAGTGGATACAATCACCCTCTCCCCGCAACAAAATAGCATGCTTAGGCCTGCAGGGCCTTTGCCCCCTGGACTGCAAAGGCTCCAAGAGGGACCGGAAGCGctaatttttctctcttgtgagggaggaggaggacagaacgcaggaggagacagaggtaCAGCTGGACATGACGGTGGCCAAGGAAGGCTCTCCTCCTGGAAATCTGTACCCAGCCTGCAGTTCTGTATGACAGAGGGGGGCAGCAGTGAAAAGAGAGGCTGAGGGTCTGGCCCTCAGGGAGCCAGAGCCTCCAGCCGGCGGGGACTCGAATCAGCCCCGAACAGAGGGCAAGTGTCCAAAGGGATCGAAGATGCAGGCAGTTCCCGGTTGACCTAGTCCTCAGAGctggggggctcaaactcttcgggacagagaggaggaagacGGGAGGATCCATCCCGAGcgtgggagggggcagaagggggTCGTCCCCACTTGGCCACACTAGGTCAGTTCCACATTGTTGGCGCGGTCCAGCACACGGGAGCCGCGGGCACTGCCCCCCAGCTGGAAACGACTCTCATAGAGAGTGGGGCACAGGTGCCAACGGTTGGCCCGATAGATGCCCAGGTAGGTGTAGACGTCAGGCTTGTAGGTGAGCAGGCACTTAATGCCCGCCGCGCGGATGGCCGCATCCGCCTCCAGTACACCCAAGCGGTCCGTGAAGTCATCCGTGTAAACACAGATGACCTGGCGCCCACCCTCCCTGGCCCGTGGGCTCACCTTGGCCACCTGAAGCCGGCCCTCGACCACGGCCCGAGCAATGCCAGCCCAGGCATGGTCCAGCTTGAAGCCAGGTGCCAGGTGTATCAGCCACTTGCCAGAGAGCACACGATGGGTGATGGCCAGCTGGCGCAGGGTACTCGGTGTGACGGGCCGCCCGCTGGTCTGCAGAACCTCCCAGGCTGCCTGCAGGCCCTGCACATCGCCCGAGTTGGGGACATAGCCCTGCCCATACGCTGCAATCCAGCCCACAGGCTCGGAGTTGGGTGAGCCAGGGTCCCCATAGCGAGTAACTTGGGATGGCGGGTACTTGGCCAGCCAGGCATCCAGCTCAGCGGCAGGTGTGGTGCGGGCATCAAACACCAGCCAGGGGTCCATGTCAGCTGCCATGGCCTCTGCGGCCAGGTGCTCGGCAGTGAAGCCATCCTCACGGCCGCCTGGAGAGTCTTCCTCCTCCATTTCTTCACCAGGCTCCATCCTGCTGTGAAGGAACCCAGTTAGGGCAGGTCCAGGACAGACCTACAACTTGCCGGACCCTAGCAGGTGCAGCCAACGAGCTAaaactctgtggccttgggcaagaccTAATGTCCTCAGTTGCCTCATCGTTACAGTGGACAATAACTGTTCCGGTCTCCTAGAGCTGTTGAGAAAGTAAACACCTGAGGCGGAATCAGCGCTGCAAAAAGGTTGCTGCCGATATCGTTACCACTCTCCCCGATTTACAGCTCAGAAAACTGGAGCTCAGAGAGAAGTgtcttacccaaggtcacacctgCCGTGAGTGTCAGGGCCGAAACGTGAACTCAGGTGTGGGAGCAATCAGCCCGGCTACACCACCGGGTCCTGCCAGTAACCGGTAGGAATCCCGAGCACTGGGATCTAACGGAGGGCGGCAAAGAAGCGCGCGTTCACGCAGCATGAGGCAGGCCCAGTAGGGCCAGACCTCTCAGGCGGGCACTGTCGGGCCCGCTTGAAGACGAGCACAGTGATGCTCAGAAAGGGCAGTGACCGGTCCAAGGCCAACGGGGCGGTGGCCGGACAGGAACGCAGGCTTGTTAAGGGCCTACGAGAGGGCCAGCCTCCGgcccgccgcgcccgccgccATTAGCGCCCACAGCCCGAGCCGCGCCcccgcccagccctgccccctcccgcaGCCCCGCCGTCACCTCCGGCCTTCGCCGCG is part of the Felis catus isolate Fca126 chromosome D1, F.catus_Fca126_mat1.0, whole genome shotgun sequence genome and harbors:
- the CD1H11orf68 gene encoding UPF0696 protein C11orf68 homolog isoform X2, with product MAAAAAVAGAGRGGGGGGGGSGAEPRQERSRARGWSGAERGEGRRMEPGEEMEEEDSPGGREDGFTAEHLAAEAMAADMDPWLVFDARTTPAAELDAWLAKYPPSQVTRYGDPGSPNSEPVGWIAAYGQGYVPNSGDVQGLQAAWEVLQTSGRPVTPSTLRQLAITHRVLSGKWLIHLAPGFKLDHAWAGIARAVVEGRLQVAKVSPRAREGGRQVICVYTDDFTDRLGVLEADAAIRAAGIKCLLTYKPDVYTYLGIYRANRWHLCPTLYESRFQLGGSARGSRVLDRANNVELT
- the CD1H11orf68 gene encoding UPF0696 protein C11orf68 homolog isoform X3, whose amino-acid sequence is MEPGEEMEEEDSPGGREDGFTAEHLAAEAMAADMDPWLVFDARTTPAAELDAWLAKYPPSQVTRYGDPGSPNSEPVGWIAAYGQGYVPNSGDVQGLQAAWEVLQTSGRPVTPSTLRQLAITHRVLSGKWLIHLAPGFKLDHAWAGIARAVVEGRLQVAKVSPRAREGGRQVICVYTDDFTDRLGVLEADAAIRAAGIKCLLTYKPDVYTYLGIYRANRWHLCPTLYESRFQLGGSARGSRVLDRANNVELT
- the CD1H11orf68 gene encoding UPF0696 protein C11orf68 homolog isoform X1; its protein translation is MAAAAAVAGAGRGGGGGGGGSGAEPRQERSRARGWSGAERGEGRSRMEPGEEMEEEDSPGGREDGFTAEHLAAEAMAADMDPWLVFDARTTPAAELDAWLAKYPPSQVTRYGDPGSPNSEPVGWIAAYGQGYVPNSGDVQGLQAAWEVLQTSGRPVTPSTLRQLAITHRVLSGKWLIHLAPGFKLDHAWAGIARAVVEGRLQVAKVSPRAREGGRQVICVYTDDFTDRLGVLEADAAIRAAGIKCLLTYKPDVYTYLGIYRANRWHLCPTLYESRFQLGGSARGSRVLDRANNVELT